The Streptomyces sp. NBC_01142 genome has a window encoding:
- a CDS encoding DUF6415 family natural product biosynthesis protein, with protein sequence MTSAALTGRWHRPVARWEPPMDPNGTEGVLAKLRAWKAYDGDALLDDVADALDSVMPPEADVKELAQRLRDHLKQVVNIAITAKAEKRDARAAKLLARARAVRAEELPADYEQATSHLRRMGWAVNELLDLLVATGCMKAPDSLKENE encoded by the coding sequence GTGACCTCTGCCGCCCTCACCGGCCGCTGGCACCGCCCCGTGGCACGTTGGGAACCGCCGATGGACCCAAACGGCACAGAAGGCGTCCTAGCGAAGCTCCGCGCCTGGAAGGCATACGACGGTGACGCTCTGCTGGACGACGTGGCGGACGCGCTCGATTCCGTCATGCCGCCGGAGGCGGACGTGAAGGAGCTCGCGCAGCGGCTCCGCGACCACCTGAAGCAGGTCGTGAACATTGCCATCACAGCGAAAGCCGAGAAGCGCGACGCGCGGGCCGCCAAACTCCTCGCGCGGGCCCGTGCCGTGCGCGCCGAGGAGCTGCCCGCCGACTACGAGCAAGCCACCAGCCACCTCCGGCGGATGGGCTGGGCCGTCAACGAGCTGCTGGATCTGCTGGTCGCGACTGGATGCATGAAGGCGCCGGATTCCCTGAAGGAGAACGAGTGA
- a CDS encoding ATP-binding protein, whose translation MSTDFEIAQRGPGEEPLSKDARRVGAMRRLAKARLSYCGLSGLKDTVALIVSELVTNAITHSGGTHVTFTMQLQDEALYVLVKSNVPGNPSVQKADDDAEHGRGLELVEWCTVTHGGTWGISDSGATVWCLLPATGVGQ comes from the coding sequence ATGAGCACTGACTTCGAGATCGCGCAGCGTGGACCAGGCGAAGAACCGCTTTCGAAAGACGCTCGCCGCGTCGGTGCCATGCGTCGCCTGGCCAAGGCACGCCTAAGCTATTGCGGTCTGTCCGGCTTGAAGGACACCGTGGCGCTCATCGTCTCCGAGCTGGTGACCAATGCGATCACGCACAGCGGCGGCACTCACGTCACCTTCACCATGCAGCTCCAGGACGAGGCCCTGTACGTCCTCGTGAAGAGCAACGTGCCAGGGAATCCTTCGGTCCAGAAAGCCGACGACGACGCAGAGCACGGCCGCGGCCTCGAATTGGTCGAATGGTGCACCGTCACGCACGGCGGCACCTGGGGGATCAGCGACTCCGGCGCGACCGTCTGGTGTCTCCTCCCGGCCACAGGAGTCGGCCAGTGA